A region from the Acipenser ruthenus chromosome 13, fAciRut3.2 maternal haplotype, whole genome shotgun sequence genome encodes:
- the LOC117418151 gene encoding actin-related protein 2/3 complex subunit 1B-A-like codes for MSYYNFLLEPISCHAWNKDRTQIAICPNNHEVHIYKKEGGDKWSKIHELKEHNGQVTGIDWAPESNRIVTCGTDRNAYVWTLKGNVWRPTLVILRINRAARCVKWSPKENKFAVGSGSRLISICYFEQENDWWVCKHIKKPIRSTVLSLDWHPNNVLLAAGSCDFKCRIFSAYIKEVEEKPSPTPWGSKMPFGELMFESSGTDGWVHSICFSGSGGRVAWVSHDSTVAVATGSKNTVISSLRSETLPLLGVTFITENSLVAAGHDCYPMLYVYDEGKGTITFGGKLDIPKQNAQRGMTARERFQNLDKKASSETEKATLESVHKNSISQISILEGDKSKCRKFCTTGMDGGMTIWDVKTLESSMKDLKII; via the exons ATGTCCTACTACAACTTTCTGCTGGAACCAATCAGCTGTCATGCCTGGAACAAAGACCGCACCC aaATCGCAATATGCCCCAATAACCACGAAGTCCACATCTACAAGAAGGAGGGAGGAGACAAGTGGAGCAAGATCCACGAGCTGAAGGAGCACAACGGGCAGGTGACAG GCATTGACTGGGCTCCTGAGAGTAACCGCATTGTGACCTGTGGCACAGACCGCAATGCCTACGTCTGGACCCTGAAAGGCAACGTGTGGAGGCCCACTCTGGTCATCCTGAGGATCAACCGGGCTGCCCGATGTGTCAAGTGGTCCCCCAAGGAAAATAAGTTTGCTGTGGGCAGTGGATCCAGACTCATTTCAATCTGCTACTTCGAACAGGAAAATGACTG GTGGGTTTGCAAACACATCAAGAAGCCAATTCGCTCCACTGTCCTGAGCTTAGACTGGCATCCAAACAACGTCCTGCTAGCTGCGGGGTCATGTGACTTCAAGTGCAG GATTTTCTCAGCTTATATCAAAGAGGTGGAAGAGAAGCCGTCCCCGACTCCCTGGGGCTCCAAGATGCCGTTCGGAGAGCTGATGTTCGAGTCGAGCGGCACGGACGGCTGGGTCCACTCCATCTGCTTCTCCGGCAGCGGGGGGCGTGTGGCCTGGGTCAGCCATGACAGCACTGTGGCTGTGGCCACCGGCAGCAAGAACACAGT TATTTCTTCTCTGCGATCCGAGACCCTCCCTCTTCTGGGCGTCACCTTTATCACAGAGAACAGCTTGGTTGCAGCT GGCCACGACTGCTACCCCATGCTGTACGTTTACGACGAGGGTAAAGGGACCATTACTTTCGGAGGGAAGCTGGACATTCCGAAGCAGAACGCCCAGCGTGGGATGACCGCCCGAGAGCGCTTCCAGAACCTGGACAAGAAGGCTTCCTCCGAGACCGAAAAGGCCACCCTGGAGTCTGTGCACAAAAACAGCATCAG CCAAATCTCAATTCTGGAAGGGGACAAATCCAAGTGCAGGAAATTCTGTACCACCGGAATGGATGGAGGAATGACTATTTGGGACGTCAAG ACTCTCGAGTCATCAATGAAAGACCTGAAGATCATCTAA